One part of the Rothia sp. ZJ932 genome encodes these proteins:
- a CDS encoding spermidine synthase — MTEPAGLVEGKYKIDTGIAELIEDDYTPNGWVLEINGMESSHIVIGRPRELDFEYMRWLAAVIEPYIQAHLDAEKLRITHLGGGACSMARYLADAYPKSRNTVVELDGKLAEYVREWFELPKAPLVKIRVGEARAVTESFTPASRDIIIRDVFSGYITPEPLTTLEFTQIAAHSLAENGLYIINCGDTRDLIGARAEAAAIAEVFPYTCAVADPAMLKGRRRGNIILAGSFSPLPLEGEVATVAISKRLLGGGVPAQYKDDAWTRDFARSGKPRRDPAVVEAAVPTVQSAI; from the coding sequence ATGACCGAACCCGCCGGGCTCGTTGAAGGCAAATACAAGATTGATACCGGCATCGCCGAACTCATCGAAGATGACTACACCCCCAACGGGTGGGTGCTTGAAATCAACGGCATGGAATCCTCCCACATCGTTATAGGACGCCCACGCGAACTCGACTTTGAGTACATGCGCTGGCTTGCCGCCGTCATCGAACCCTACATCCAAGCCCACCTCGATGCCGAGAAACTACGCATCACCCACCTCGGCGGCGGTGCCTGCTCGATGGCACGCTACCTTGCCGATGCTTACCCCAAATCCCGCAACACCGTAGTTGAACTTGACGGAAAACTCGCCGAATACGTGCGCGAATGGTTCGAACTACCCAAAGCACCTCTGGTGAAGATTCGTGTGGGCGAGGCACGCGCCGTCACCGAAAGTTTCACCCCAGCCTCCCGCGACATCATCATTCGCGACGTCTTTTCGGGCTACATCACCCCCGAACCACTGACCACCCTGGAATTCACCCAGATTGCCGCGCACTCGCTGGCAGAAAATGGACTCTACATCATTAACTGCGGCGATACCCGCGACTTAATAGGCGCTCGCGCTGAGGCGGCAGCTATCGCTGAGGTGTTCCCCTACACATGCGCGGTTGCTGACCCTGCCATGCTCAAAGGCCGCCGCCGCGGCAACATTATTCTTGCGGGTTCTTTCTCACCGCTACCACTGGAAGGTGAGGTGGCGACAGTCGCGATTTCTAAGCGGTTGCTGGGTGGTGGCGTCCCTGCCCAATACAAGGACGATGCGTGGACGCGCGACTTCGCCCGCTCCGGCAAGCCCCGCCGCGACCCAGCAGTGGTTGAAGCAGCCGTCCCCACCGTCCAGAGTGCAATTTAA
- a CDS encoding multicopper oxidase family protein — translation MITYDLVSRRVFISSVGAFATAATLSACGGSGSSSAQPSQGSATISATASANRRPLPVPPILEPTLEGTTKVFALDARTGESEMKPGVQTPTWGYNGALLGPTLRMANGDNVRIDVKNSLPETTTVHWHGMHVPGIADGGPHQPIEPGTSWSASWQVRQNASTLWYHPHPHGETSRHAYRGLAGLFIIDDESTGTLGLPEEYGVDDIPLVIQDRRFNDDGTLDETDLPDLGLLGDTTMLNGITNPHFEATTSRVRFRVLNGSVMRLYNLAFSDDREFSLIGSDGGLLHTAKTVKNLYISPGERAEILVEFAPGDEITLKAVPFTDRLGLSEGSQPEFGIFDSFELLTLSGPASASDAGQVASTLNQKVATLPETSEHTTERSFSLTGFQINGELMDAERIDFTAHPNEWEIWTITNNDSWIHNFHIHNTQFRVLSYEDTFYRDYNQDALLTDGWKDTVLLPPGVEVKLAVRFTDYTSTAWPYMYHCHLLFHEDQGMMGQFMVVEPGQEPDAVIGNGVTHEASHSH, via the coding sequence ATGATTACGTATGACCTGGTTTCCCGTCGTGTGTTCATTTCTAGTGTGGGTGCTTTTGCCACTGCGGCAACGCTGTCAGCTTGTGGTGGTTCGGGCAGCTCCTCAGCCCAACCTAGCCAGGGTTCTGCGACGATCTCGGCGACTGCGTCCGCTAATCGTAGACCATTGCCAGTACCGCCGATTCTCGAACCTACACTTGAGGGCACCACGAAGGTTTTTGCCCTGGACGCGCGTACCGGCGAAAGCGAGATGAAGCCGGGTGTGCAGACCCCCACCTGGGGTTATAACGGGGCGTTGCTGGGCCCCACTCTTCGCATGGCTAACGGTGATAACGTGCGTATTGATGTGAAGAATTCTTTGCCTGAAACAACAACCGTTCACTGGCACGGTATGCACGTACCGGGCATCGCGGACGGCGGCCCCCACCAGCCCATCGAACCGGGTACATCGTGGAGCGCGTCCTGGCAGGTACGACAGAACGCCTCGACTCTCTGGTACCACCCTCACCCCCACGGGGAAACTTCCCGCCATGCCTACCGCGGGTTAGCGGGTCTTTTCATTATTGATGATGAATCCACCGGTACTTTGGGGCTACCCGAGGAGTACGGGGTGGATGATATTCCCCTAGTCATTCAAGACCGCCGTTTCAACGATGATGGAACTCTCGATGAAACTGACCTGCCTGACCTCGGTCTGCTGGGTGATACCACTATGCTCAACGGCATCACCAACCCTCATTTTGAGGCAACCACCTCACGGGTGCGTTTTCGTGTGCTCAACGGCTCTGTCATGCGCCTGTACAATCTCGCGTTTTCAGATGATCGCGAGTTCAGTCTGATCGGGTCTGATGGCGGTCTGCTGCATACGGCAAAAACCGTCAAGAACCTATACATTAGCCCCGGCGAGCGAGCGGAAATTCTCGTAGAATTCGCACCCGGCGACGAGATCACTCTGAAAGCTGTGCCCTTCACCGACCGGTTGGGTTTGAGCGAGGGTAGCCAGCCTGAGTTCGGCATCTTCGATTCCTTTGAGCTACTGACCCTTAGCGGCCCTGCCAGCGCCAGCGACGCGGGGCAGGTCGCGTCCACCCTCAACCAGAAGGTAGCGACCTTACCCGAGACCAGCGAGCACACCACCGAACGCAGCTTTAGCCTCACCGGCTTTCAAATCAACGGTGAGCTCATGGACGCAGAACGCATCGACTTCACCGCCCACCCCAACGAATGGGAAATCTGGACCATCACCAACAACGACAGCTGGATTCACAACTTCCACATTCACAACACCCAGTTTCGGGTGCTCTCCTATGAAGACACTTTCTACCGCGACTACAACCAGGACGCGCTACTCACCGACGGCTGGAAAGACACCGTGCTACTACCGCCGGGCGTCGAGGTGAAACTGGCGGTACGTTTCACTGATTACACCTCTACCGCCTGGCCCTACATGTACCACTGCCACCTGCTCTTCCACGAAGATCAGGGCATGATGGGGCAGTTCATGGTGGTCGAACCCGGGCAAGAACCCGATGCCGTGATTGGCAACGGTGTCACCCACGAAGCCTCACACTCTCACTAG
- a CDS encoding acetate/propionate family kinase — protein sequence MLVLVINCGSSSVKYQVRDTEGATEDAQVIAKGLIENIGTKIPNHTAALELMAKDLEEPLHGKTIDAIGHRIVHGGDVFSQPVIIDESVIEKIDELSPLAPLHNPAHVQGLKAATATYPGVPQVAVFDTAFHATMPEHVFRYAVPENFYTDYGVRRYGFHGTSHDYVTGIAADFLGIERSEFNAVVAHLGNGASITAIEDGKCLDTSMGYTPLAGLVMGTRSGDIDPSVLTSVLMQDSTMTTERLDTILNKESGLLAIAGNNDMRTVVDAMEAGDERAKLALDMTSYRVAKYIGGYNVAVGGAQALIFTAGIGENSHQFRTLVTDRLGALGIKIDEEANKVRGDHARIISTEDSAIPVLVVPTNEEKAIAEATVELVAA from the coding sequence ATGCTCGTACTCGTTATTAACTGCGGTTCTTCATCTGTGAAGTACCAGGTGCGCGACACTGAAGGCGCTACCGAAGATGCTCAGGTGATTGCCAAGGGTCTAATTGAGAACATCGGTACTAAGATTCCTAACCACACTGCGGCTCTTGAGCTGATGGCTAAGGATCTTGAAGAGCCCCTACACGGCAAGACCATCGACGCTATCGGCCATCGTATTGTACACGGCGGCGACGTCTTCTCACAGCCGGTTATCATCGACGAATCAGTCATCGAAAAGATTGACGAGCTGTCACCGCTGGCACCGCTGCACAATCCCGCACACGTACAGGGTCTGAAGGCTGCGACCGCAACCTACCCCGGTGTTCCGCAGGTTGCAGTGTTCGATACCGCCTTCCACGCGACTATGCCCGAGCACGTTTTCCGTTACGCTGTGCCCGAGAACTTCTACACTGACTACGGTGTACGTCGCTACGGCTTCCACGGCACCTCCCACGATTACGTGACCGGTATTGCCGCTGATTTCTTGGGTATTGAGCGTAGCGAATTTAACGCTGTGGTTGCTCACCTGGGCAATGGCGCGTCTATCACCGCGATTGAGGACGGCAAGTGCCTGGATACCTCTATGGGCTACACCCCCCTGGCTGGCTTGGTTATGGGCACCCGCTCAGGCGACATCGACCCCTCAGTTTTGACCTCTGTGCTGATGCAGGATTCAACCATGACTACTGAGCGCCTTGACACCATTCTCAACAAGGAGTCAGGTCTGCTCGCTATTGCTGGCAACAATGACATGCGTACTGTTGTTGATGCGATGGAGGCGGGCGACGAGCGTGCCAAGCTCGCGCTGGATATGACTTCATACCGTGTTGCTAAGTACATCGGTGGCTACAACGTTGCTGTTGGTGGCGCGCAGGCGCTGATTTTCACCGCAGGTATCGGTGAGAACTCCCACCAGTTCCGTACCCTGGTTACCGACCGCCTGGGTGCCCTGGGCATCAAGATTGATGAAGAGGCAAACAAGGTTCGTGGCGACCACGCCCGCATCATCTCCACCGAGGACTCAGCAATCCCCGTTCTGGTTGTACCGACTAATGAGGAAAAGGCTATTGCAGAGGCAACCGTAGAACTTGTTGCCGCCTAA
- a CDS encoding bile acid:sodium symporter family protein, translated as MPLPTFLRKPDPLILMILAAVVLAIALPARGDFADSFSLATKAAIALLFFLYGARLSPQEALAGLKHWRLHSTILAFTYLVFPLIGLALFPLKYVIGNELYLGLLFMSLVPSTVQSSVAFTSVARGNVAGAIVAASASNLVGVVATPVLVMLLVRSDSLTISGQVFVNVALQLLAPFVLGQLLRRWVGNLAKKKITKHVDRTSIGMVVYSAFSAGVVDGVWTHVSPPQLLVLVGLSILLVLGMLALTNSVGQRLGFSRADRVAIQFCGTKKSLATGLPMAAIIFGGASLGLLILPLMIFHQVQLMICAGRAAAYAKASNIEQ; from the coding sequence GTGCCACTACCAACTTTTCTTCGCAAACCAGACCCACTGATTCTCATGATTCTTGCGGCGGTGGTTCTCGCTATTGCGCTGCCCGCACGCGGGGATTTCGCCGACTCTTTCTCGCTCGCCACCAAAGCGGCAATTGCGTTGCTGTTCTTTCTCTACGGCGCACGCCTGTCACCGCAAGAAGCCCTGGCAGGTCTCAAACACTGGCGGCTGCACAGCACCATTCTCGCTTTCACCTACCTGGTCTTCCCGCTGATTGGGCTGGCGCTCTTTCCGCTTAAATACGTTATTGGCAATGAACTGTATTTGGGACTGCTCTTTATGAGTCTCGTGCCTTCTACCGTTCAATCGTCGGTGGCTTTTACATCAGTAGCACGCGGTAATGTTGCCGGTGCCATCGTGGCAGCAAGTGCCTCCAACCTAGTGGGCGTGGTGGCTACCCCAGTGCTAGTCATGCTGCTCGTGCGCTCAGACTCCCTGACTATCTCAGGGCAAGTCTTTGTGAATGTCGCCCTACAACTGTTGGCACCCTTCGTACTGGGCCAGCTGTTGCGGCGCTGGGTAGGTAACCTAGCCAAAAAGAAAATCACCAAACACGTTGATCGCACCTCAATTGGTATGGTGGTCTACTCCGCTTTTTCTGCGGGAGTGGTCGATGGGGTATGGACGCACGTTTCACCCCCGCAGCTACTGGTACTGGTAGGTCTTTCAATACTGCTGGTATTGGGCATGCTGGCACTAACCAACAGTGTTGGGCAACGCCTGGGATTCAGCCGTGCCGACAGGGTAGCCATTCAATTCTGCGGCACCAAAAAATCCCTCGCCACCGGGTTGCCCATGGCAGCTATTATCTTCGGCGGCGCGTCCTTAGGGCTGCTTATTTTGCCGCTGATGATCTTTCACCAAGTGCAGCTCATGATTTGTGCCGGGCGGGCAGCAGCCTACGCAAAAGCCAGCAATATTGAGCAGTAA
- a CDS encoding YchJ family protein yields the protein MNTDTRCPCGTGETYGNCCACFHSTFAETGALTAPTPEALMRSRFTAFAVGATDYLLATWHPSTRPASLELDETLRWYRLDIQDARGGVFDSTGTVRFAAFYRSLPAVPDKQKVKGVQSESSRFVREGGAWFYIDGNVE from the coding sequence ATGAACACAGACACTCGCTGCCCCTGCGGAACGGGCGAAACCTACGGCAACTGCTGCGCGTGCTTTCACAGTACATTCGCTGAAACCGGCGCCCTCACTGCCCCCACGCCTGAGGCTCTCATGCGTTCACGCTTCACTGCCTTCGCCGTGGGCGCTACAGACTACCTGCTTGCAACCTGGCACCCCAGCACTCGTCCGGCGTCCTTAGAACTCGATGAAACCTTACGCTGGTACCGCCTAGATATTCAGGACGCGCGCGGTGGGGTCTTCGACTCCACCGGAACAGTACGTTTCGCCGCGTTTTATCGCTCACTGCCCGCTGTGCCAGATAAGCAAAAAGTAAAAGGGGTGCAGAGTGAGAGTTCCCGCTTTGTACGCGAGGGCGGGGCATGGTTCTACATAGATGGGAACGTGGAGTAA
- a CDS encoding M48 family metallopeptidase, whose product MNNQPGDHHAPEGASAPSEGLTRPLPNDVSQGWMPEDTRQRPLTPLPGPKLFRFQSLLPFKFANAIRHPGELPWLISAYGVTLFTYIGVGIYFLTSFIPDLMAIEVDETTGTASNIGLMVQLTLLAVYLPLLLFLVRAFMYAQIRVNAVRISPTQFPEAYQMIVEAARAAGLRRVPDAYVMLGNGQINAFASGHGHRRFIVIYSDLFEIGGAPRNPNALRFIIGHEVGHIAAGHVSYFRLIFTSLFMQLPLVGSILSRTQEYTADNYGYRFCPQGAPEVTGVLAAGKYLMNEVNFDEYANRAVYEGGFFTWIANLNASHPVGTWRAHALRDRSEPGRLIWRPKNNPPYPLSMIPAAEPAETWADPLQATDYMATYPENPNNQHFGIVQVEQKVPARHRDRRVADMLETQWAPPHIREERMRAAQNAPQSQGQGQAQPQSQPED is encoded by the coding sequence ATGAACAACCAACCAGGAGACCACCACGCACCAGAGGGCGCATCCGCACCCAGCGAAGGGCTCACACGCCCGCTACCCAACGACGTCTCACAAGGCTGGATGCCAGAAGACACCCGCCAAAGACCGCTCACCCCACTACCGGGTCCTAAGCTCTTCCGTTTTCAATCACTACTGCCCTTCAAATTCGCTAACGCCATACGCCACCCCGGCGAGCTACCCTGGCTGATTTCTGCCTACGGTGTGACACTCTTCACCTATATTGGTGTGGGCATCTACTTTCTAACCTCGTTCATTCCAGACCTCATGGCGATTGAGGTTGATGAAACCACAGGAACCGCCAGCAATATCGGCCTCATGGTGCAGCTCACCCTGCTCGCCGTCTACCTGCCACTACTCCTCTTTTTAGTGCGTGCGTTCATGTACGCACAGATTCGCGTCAACGCCGTACGCATTAGCCCCACACAGTTTCCCGAAGCCTACCAAATGATAGTAGAAGCAGCCCGTGCCGCCGGTCTACGCCGCGTCCCCGACGCCTACGTAATGCTCGGCAACGGCCAGATCAATGCTTTCGCCTCAGGCCACGGGCACCGCCGCTTCATTGTGATTTACTCAGACCTCTTCGAAATCGGCGGCGCACCGCGCAACCCCAACGCTCTGCGCTTCATTATCGGGCACGAAGTCGGGCACATCGCAGCCGGTCACGTCAGCTACTTCCGCCTAATATTCACCTCGCTCTTTATGCAACTACCCCTGGTCGGCTCCATTCTCTCCCGCACCCAAGAATACACCGCCGATAACTACGGCTACCGCTTCTGCCCCCAGGGCGCACCCGAAGTCACCGGCGTCCTAGCCGCCGGCAAATACCTCATGAACGAGGTGAACTTCGACGAATACGCCAACCGCGCTGTCTACGAAGGCGGCTTCTTCACCTGGATCGCCAACCTCAACGCATCCCACCCCGTTGGCACCTGGCGCGCCCACGCCCTGCGCGACCGCTCAGAACCCGGACGCCTCATTTGGCGCCCCAAGAATAACCCGCCCTACCCGCTCTCTATGATTCCTGCCGCCGAACCCGCAGAGACCTGGGCAGACCCGCTGCAGGCAACCGACTACATGGCAACCTACCCCGAAAACCCAAACAACCAGCACTTCGGTATTGTTCAGGTCGAACAGAAAGTACCTGCCCGTCACCGCGACCGCCGCGTAGCAGACATGCTCGAAACCCAGTGGGCGCCCCCACATATACGCGAAGAGCGGATGCGCGCAGCACAGAACGCACCGCAGAGCCAGGGGCAAGGTCAGGCCCAGCCGCAAAGCCAACCCGAAGACTAA
- a CDS encoding thiamine-binding protein, translated as MLFAFSVAPMTTGEDGSVHDAVAAAVKIVRESGLAHETTSMFTTIEGDWDQCMDVIKRATEAVSAYGNRVSLVIKADIRPGHDSGEITGKVQRLEQAIADSVG; from the coding sequence ATGTTGTTCGCTTTTTCAGTAGCACCTATGACTACCGGTGAAGACGGCTCAGTACACGATGCGGTGGCTGCCGCGGTAAAGATTGTGCGCGAATCGGGCTTGGCACACGAGACCACTTCAATGTTCACCACCATTGAAGGCGACTGGGATCAGTGTATGGACGTCATCAAACGCGCCACCGAAGCAGTCAGCGCTTACGGTAACCGCGTGTCATTGGTGATTAAAGCTGATATTCGTCCCGGTCACGACTCCGGCGAAATCACCGGCAAGGTTCAGCGTCTAGAGCAGGCTATCGCTGATTCTGTGGGTTGA
- the pta gene encoding phosphate acetyltransferase, which translates to MATGIYLSAMTPLSGKSLIALGLSTSLLKRANKIGFFRPVFNGVTEADDPMVKLLTSRSESTISVARGGISLERCRELLAEGNYEEISSTAVSIYSEMAEECDAIIVDGTDLMAHNAATSEFDLNAQLSRDLGVPVIAVIGAQSSNTADAINAVDVARTELNEAKVDVLAIIVNRCDPELVDDIKTNAHRGVHNRPVYAIPELPELALPSVREVVKALELDASDMDETMLNRDIHDIKIAAMTVSNFLSQMNDGDFVIVPGDRSDVMVATLASALAPSFPAPSGMLLTGGFDETLAPGSALSSLVERSPFPVFNTDLDTFKAGRAVASVHGALSNGQPRKVAAALGAWSNNVDDQELLERLDLDRPVTMTPLRFLHGLIEKARSNRRSVVLPEGYDPRILRASEIIIARDFCDLVLIGNPEKIAEITQKEGINLPVAKNEGDKGVCIIDIDNNEYSEDFAATYAELRAKKGVTLEQAREKMTDPSYFGTMMVKKGIVDGMVSGAVNTTANTIRPSLEFVKTREGVNIVSSVFLMLMKDRVLVFGDCAVNPNPSGEQLADIAKASAETARQFGVDPKVAMLSYSTGTSGSGADVELVIEGVEALKASNPDFPFEGPIQFDAASNASIAASKLPDSEVAGKATVFIFPDLNTGNNTYKAVQQTSGAVAVGPVLQGLNKPVNDLSRGCTVEDIINTVAITAIQAQTL; encoded by the coding sequence ATGGCCACCGGCATTTACCTTTCAGCTATGACCCCGCTCTCAGGCAAGTCCCTGATTGCACTGGGTCTTTCCACCTCACTGCTCAAGCGAGCTAACAAAATCGGTTTCTTCCGCCCCGTCTTCAACGGCGTCACCGAAGCCGATGATCCCATGGTCAAGTTGCTCACCTCACGCAGCGAATCAACTATTTCTGTAGCACGCGGCGGCATCTCACTCGAACGCTGCCGTGAACTGCTGGCTGAAGGTAACTACGAAGAAATTTCCTCCACCGCGGTTTCTATCTACTCCGAGATGGCTGAAGAGTGCGACGCAATCATCGTTGATGGTACCGACCTGATGGCGCACAACGCCGCAACGTCAGAGTTCGACCTCAACGCGCAGCTCTCCCGCGACCTCGGTGTACCCGTCATCGCTGTCATCGGCGCTCAAAGCTCAAACACTGCCGACGCTATCAATGCCGTAGACGTTGCCCGCACCGAACTGAACGAAGCCAAAGTTGATGTTCTGGCAATCATCGTCAACCGCTGCGATCCCGAACTCGTAGATGACATCAAAACCAATGCCCACCGTGGCGTTCACAACCGCCCGGTCTATGCGATCCCCGAACTGCCCGAGCTGGCGCTTCCCTCCGTCCGCGAAGTCGTCAAGGCGCTCGAACTTGATGCCTCTGACATGGACGAAACCATGCTCAACCGCGACATCCACGACATCAAGATCGCGGCGATGACCGTCTCGAACTTCCTGTCACAAATGAACGACGGCGACTTCGTCATCGTTCCCGGCGACCGCTCAGACGTCATGGTAGCAACCCTAGCCTCAGCACTCGCCCCCAGCTTCCCCGCCCCCTCAGGCATGCTGCTCACCGGCGGCTTCGACGAAACCCTAGCCCCCGGTTCAGCACTGAGCTCACTGGTTGAACGCTCACCCTTCCCCGTCTTCAACACCGACCTAGACACCTTCAAAGCAGGACGCGCGGTCGCAAGCGTACACGGCGCGCTCTCCAACGGTCAGCCCCGCAAGGTAGCAGCCGCACTCGGTGCATGGTCAAACAACGTTGATGACCAGGAACTACTCGAACGCCTCGACCTAGACCGCCCCGTCACCATGACCCCGCTGCGCTTCTTGCACGGGCTCATCGAAAAGGCACGCTCCAACCGCCGCTCCGTTGTACTGCCCGAAGGCTACGACCCCCGCATCCTGCGCGCGTCCGAAATAATCATCGCACGCGACTTCTGCGACCTCGTACTCATCGGCAACCCCGAGAAAATCGCTGAAATCACCCAGAAAGAAGGCATCAACCTTCCCGTTGCAAAGAACGAAGGCGACAAGGGTGTTTGCATCATCGATATCGACAACAACGAATACTCCGAAGACTTCGCAGCCACCTACGCTGAGCTGCGCGCCAAGAAGGGCGTCACCCTCGAACAGGCACGCGAGAAGATGACCGACCCCTCATACTTCGGCACCATGATGGTGAAAAAGGGCATCGTTGACGGCATGGTCTCAGGTGCGGTCAACACCACCGCCAACACTATTCGCCCCTCACTGGAATTCGTCAAGACCCGCGAAGGCGTCAACATCGTCTCCTCCGTCTTCTTGATGCTCATGAAAGACCGCGTGCTAGTCTTCGGTGACTGCGCCGTGAACCCCAACCCCAGCGGTGAACAGCTCGCCGACATCGCCAAAGCCTCCGCCGAAACTGCCCGCCAGTTCGGCGTAGACCCCAAGGTCGCCATGCTCTCCTACTCCACCGGAACCTCAGGTTCAGGTGCAGACGTTGAACTCGTCATCGAAGGCGTCGAAGCCCTCAAGGCATCAAACCCCGACTTCCCCTTCGAAGGACCCATCCAGTTCGACGCCGCATCCAACGCATCAATCGCAGCCTCCAAACTGCCGGATTCAGAAGTTGCGGGCAAGGCAACCGTCTTCATCTTCCCCGACCTCAACACCGGCAACAACACCTACAAGGCCGTTCAGCAAACCTCAGGTGCCGTTGCGGTGGGCCCGGTTCTGCAGGGTCTCAACAAGCCCGTCAACGACCTCTCACGCGGTTGCACCGTAGAAGACATCATCAACACCGTCGCGATTACTGCTATACAAGCGCAGACTTTGTAA
- a CDS encoding GNAT family N-acetyltransferase: protein MGFVVDGRYVLAPVEVGDANKYVDLQLRCLAETYPQLLHPDFAERQEAQRDSWLKEFATNIADPAARAFFAYETPGWTPSGGLSCVIGAQIDWGAPVGFALSGVGAHAWEEHTGVTPVSPDARQLTHLYTLARTHGTGLGAALFNAVIYPEDSDVYLWVIANNERAKGFYTARGFISDGEVIATSGAWEGGQIHRMFRGA, encoded by the coding sequence ATGGGTTTTGTTGTTGATGGCAGGTATGTGTTGGCTCCGGTTGAGGTCGGGGACGCCAATAAATATGTTGATCTGCAGCTCAGGTGCTTGGCTGAAACCTATCCGCAGCTTCTTCATCCAGATTTTGCGGAACGGCAAGAAGCCCAGCGTGATAGCTGGCTCAAAGAATTCGCCACGAATATCGCAGACCCGGCTGCGCGAGCTTTCTTTGCTTATGAGACTCCGGGGTGGACGCCCTCCGGCGGGCTTTCTTGCGTGATTGGTGCTCAGATTGATTGGGGTGCCCCGGTTGGTTTTGCTCTCTCTGGGGTGGGCGCGCATGCTTGGGAGGAGCATACCGGCGTTACTCCGGTGTCCCCGGACGCCCGGCAGCTCACCCATCTGTACACGCTGGCGCGCACCCACGGCACCGGGTTGGGAGCGGCCCTTTTTAATGCTGTTATTTACCCTGAAGATTCCGATGTCTACTTGTGGGTCATCGCCAATAACGAACGTGCCAAGGGCTTCTATACTGCCCGAGGCTTTATCTCAGATGGTGAAGTCATCGCGACTTCCGGTGCCTGGGAGGGCGGGCAGATACACCGAATGTTCCGCGGAGCCTAG
- a CDS encoding ABC transporter ATP-binding protein, whose amino-acid sequence MATITFENVTCTYPGALRPAVDNLNLKVADGEFLVLVGPSGCGKSTTLRMLAGLENITSGRILINGADITHVAPKNRDVAMVFQNYALYPHLTVRGNMAFPLVVAKQPRDLIQRAVEETAAKLDLTDYLDRKPEELSGGQRQRVAMGRAIVRQPQAFLMDEPLSHLDAQLRQHTRAHISEVTGQLGITTLYVTHDQIEAMTMGDRVAVLHQGVLQQLDTPTRIYDHPANTFVASFIGSPSINFFRCPVTGEGASLGSFVLPLPQTNTEQGNAGCVLLGIRPEHLELTDEGKGIAGRVETIEELGADAYAYIRTDEVELAGYGADLQQCVAVRVPARTLTRDSNIWIKPSGAVHFFDADTGKNLQV is encoded by the coding sequence ATGGCCACCATCACCTTTGAGAACGTCACCTGCACGTACCCCGGCGCTCTACGCCCAGCAGTAGACAACTTAAATCTAAAGGTCGCCGACGGCGAGTTTCTGGTACTTGTAGGTCCCTCGGGGTGCGGAAAATCAACAACCCTGCGCATGCTAGCGGGGTTAGAAAACATCACGAGCGGACGCATACTCATTAACGGTGCAGACATCACCCACGTGGCACCGAAAAACCGCGATGTTGCCATGGTTTTTCAAAACTACGCCCTCTACCCACATCTAACAGTGCGCGGAAACATGGCTTTCCCACTGGTGGTCGCCAAGCAGCCCCGCGATCTTATCCAGCGCGCAGTTGAAGAGACAGCGGCAAAGCTGGATCTCACCGATTACCTCGACCGCAAGCCCGAAGAGCTTTCAGGTGGACAACGGCAGCGGGTGGCAATGGGGCGCGCAATCGTACGCCAACCCCAAGCCTTCCTCATGGATGAACCCCTCTCACATCTGGATGCCCAACTGCGTCAGCACACCCGCGCCCACATTTCAGAGGTGACCGGGCAACTGGGTATCACCACGCTCTACGTCACCCACGACCAAATAGAAGCAATGACAATGGGCGACCGCGTAGCAGTGCTCCACCAGGGGGTACTGCAACAGCTCGACACCCCCACCCGCATCTACGACCACCCCGCCAATACTTTTGTTGCCAGTTTCATAGGCTCACCCTCGATAAATTTCTTTCGGTGCCCCGTGACTGGCGAGGGCGCTTCTCTAGGTAGCTTCGTCCTGCCCTTACCTCAAACCAATACCGAGCAGGGGAACGCAGGGTGCGTCCTGCTGGGCATACGACCGGAACATCTAGAACTCACCGACGAGGGCAAAGGTATTGCGGGGCGTGTTGAGACCATCGAGGAATTAGGCGCGGACGCCTACGCTTACATTCGCACCGACGAGGTAGAACTCGCCGGGTACGGAGCTGATCTGCAACAGTGCGTGGCGGTGCGAGTACCGGCGCGTACTCTCACCCGCGACAGCAACATCTGGATTAAGCCCAGCGGCGCAGTACACTTTTTTGACGCTGACACCGGGAAAAACCTGCAAGTCTAA